In Betaproteobacteria bacterium, the following are encoded in one genomic region:
- the vsr gene encoding DNA mismatch endonuclease Vsr has translation MDTLDARQRSARMALVRAKDTKPELQVRRLVHGLGYRYQLHRSDLPGTPDLVFPARGKVILVHGCFWRRHEGCSLARLPKSRRNFWLPKLESNAERDSRNIRALRCLGWGVMTIWECQLGNTVRLTKRIRRFLDA, from the coding sequence ATGGACACTCTCGACGCGCGACAACGCTCGGCGCGCATGGCTCTCGTTCGCGCCAAAGACACCAAACCGGAATTGCAGGTGCGGCGCTTGGTTCACGGCTTAGGATATCGATACCAGCTACACCGGAGCGATTTACCAGGAACGCCAGACTTGGTTTTTCCGGCCAGAGGCAAGGTCATTCTCGTTCATGGCTGCTTCTGGCGCCGGCATGAGGGCTGCTCGCTGGCGCGACTCCCTAAATCAAGGCGTAATTTCTGGTTGCCCAAGCTTGAATCCAATGCCGAACGCGACTCGCGTAACATACGCGCGCTGCGTTGTTTGGGTTGGGGAGTGATGACGATATGGGAATGCCAGTTGGGAAACACTGTTCGGCTCACTAAGCGAATTAGGAGGTTTCTGGATGCGTAG
- a CDS encoding Eco29kI family restriction endonuclease has protein sequence MSTQEPYNPLAKTNLGERVADALLRSPVHSLNETAHLVRAGVYAIYYIGAFPAYKRIRELNEGGRFGQPIYVGKAVPKGARKGGLSFDAGKGTALRDRLRQHATTIKETNTVAIGEFYFRALTVDDIWIPLGENVLIEKFQPLWNRVIDGFGSKTPGKGRAKQVRSQWDTLHPGRTYVELLGLGPHPLTPEQIAARIEAFFKGQLPEAEKLAPGEEDRVNEA, from the coding sequence GTGAGCACTCAAGAACCCTATAACCCGCTCGCCAAGACGAACCTGGGGGAAAGAGTCGCGGATGCTCTACTGCGCTCGCCAGTGCATTCTCTAAACGAAACCGCGCACTTAGTGAGGGCTGGCGTCTATGCGATTTACTATATCGGTGCATTTCCAGCGTATAAGCGGATTAGGGAATTGAATGAAGGTGGCCGCTTCGGGCAGCCCATCTATGTCGGCAAAGCGGTGCCGAAAGGCGCGCGCAAGGGCGGTTTGAGCTTCGATGCCGGGAAGGGAACCGCGCTACGCGACCGGCTGCGCCAACACGCAACCACGATTAAGGAAACCAATACCGTCGCCATTGGCGAGTTCTACTTTAGGGCGCTCACGGTGGACGACATCTGGATTCCTCTCGGCGAAAACGTTCTCATCGAAAAATTTCAGCCGCTGTGGAACCGTGTCATAGACGGGTTTGGTAGCAAGACGCCTGGCAAGGGCCGGGCGAAACAGGTGCGCTCCCAGTGGGACACGCTCCATCCTGGACGCACGTACGTTGAACTGTTGGGATTGGGACCGCACCCGCTGACGCCGGAACAAATCGCGGCGAGGATCGAAGCTTTCTTCAAAGGGCAGCTCCCGGAGGCTGAGAAACTTGCACCGGGCGAGGAGGATAGAGTGAATGAGGCATAA